One part of the Raphanus sativus cultivar WK10039 chromosome 7, ASM80110v3, whole genome shotgun sequence genome encodes these proteins:
- the LOC108814692 gene encoding GTP-binding protein At2g22870 has protein sequence MIIAQLPRFHLFLSPSHFNLLNHRSKPPVSLARTLFSFPPKSNLATVEPIPLPVSDSSDLEEDAPVEIPLDKLFVPPDTDISRDDLTARILKGSNIVLSKYARDAQVAQADYVKSSVRTEDCPADGLPEFALVGRSNVGKSSLLNSLVRRKRLALTSKKPGKTQCINHFRINDNWYLVDLPGYGYASAPHELKQDWNKFTKDYFLNRSTLVSVFLLVDASIPPKQIDLDYASWLGQNQVPMTMVFTKCDKRKKKKNGGKRPEENIKEFQDLIQGFFETTPPWIMTSSVTNQGRDEILLHMAQLRNYWLKH, from the exons ATGATTATAGCTCAGCTTCCGAGATTTCATCTATTTCTCTCTCCGTCGCATTTCAATCTCTTAAACCACCGGTCTAAGCCACCGGTTTCACTAGCCAGAACCCTCTTCTCGTTCCCGCCCAAATCCAATCTCGCCACGGTCGAGCCCATACCACTCCCCGTCTCCGATTCGTCCGATCTGGAGGAAGATGCTCCCGTGGAGATACCGCTCGACAAGCTTTTCGTTCCGCCGGACACGGATATCTCCCGGGACGACCTAACGGCGAGGATACTGAAGGGCTCGAACATAGTGCTCAGCAAGTACGCGAGGGACGCGCAGGTGGCTCAGGCCGACTACGTGAAGAGCAGCGTCCGGACGGAGGATTGCCCGGCGGATGGGCTTCCGGAGTTCGCGCTCGTCGGGAGATCCAACGTTGGGAAATCTTCGCTCCTCAATTCGCTGGTGAGGAGGAAACGCCTTGCCTTGACCTCTAAGAAACCTG GAAAGACGCAATGCATTAATCATTTCCGGATCAACGACAATTGGTACTTGGTAGATTTGCCTGGCTACGG GTATGCATCAGCACCGCATGAACTCAAACAAGACTGGAACAAATTCACCAAAGACTATTTCCTCAACCGATCGACATTAGTCTCTGTGTTTTTGCTAGTCGATGCCAGCATTCCTCCTAAGCAAATCGATCTCGATTACGCTAGCTGGCTTGGTCAAAACCAg GTTCCAATGACCATGGTATTCACGAAATGTgacaagaggaagaagaagaaaaacggaGGGAAGAGACCAGAGGAGAATATAAAGGAGTTCCAAGATTTGATACAAGGATTCTTTGAGACAACACCACCATGGATTATGACCAGCAGTGTGACAAATCAAGGTCGGGACGAGATATTGTTGCATATGGCTCAGCTAAGAAACTACTGGCTCAAACACTAA
- the LOC108817280 gene encoding uncharacterized protein LOC108817280, with product MVFYFKARPDAGDYTIFMGLDKFENEELIKYGFPEDVWFHVDKMSSAHVYLRLHKGQGFDDISEGVLEDCAQLVKANSIQGNKVNNVDVVYTPWSNLKKTASMDVGQVGFHNSKMVRTIRVEKRVNEIINRLNKTKVERTPDLRAEREAVNAAERAERKQHLREKKKREDIERLEKERQADMRSYKGLMVTDKMTSNKDIASSNKSIQELEDDFM from the exons ATGGTGTTCTACTTCAAGGCACGACCAGATGCTGGGGACTACACCATCTTCATGGGGCTCGATAAGTTCGAGAACGAGGAGCTCATCAAGTACGGCTTCCCCGAAGACGTCTG GTTTCACGTTGATAAAATGTCCTCAGCTCACGTCTACCTGAGGCTGCATAAAGGCCAAGGCTTTGATGACATTAGTGAAGGTGTGCTGGAGGATTGTGCTCAGCTTGTCAAAGCTAACTCCATTCAAG GCAATAAGGTGAACAACGTCGATGTTGTGTACACTCCGTGGTCCAACTTGAAGAAGACTGCCTCTATGGATGTTGGTCAAGTTGGCTTCCACAATTCAAAGATG GTCCGGACTATCAGAGTGGAGAAGCGAGTCAATGAAATAATTAACAGattgaacaaaacaaaagttgAGAGAACCCCTGATCTGAGAG CCGAGAGAGAAGCAGTGAATGCTGCAGAAAGAGCTGAGAGGAAACAACACCTGAGGGAGAAG AAGAAACGTGAAGATATTGAGAGGCTTGAGAAGGAGAGGCAAGCAGATATGAGGAGTTACAAGGGGTTAATGGTAACTGATAAAATGACATCCAACAAAGACATTGCTTCAAGCAACAAGTCTATTCAAGAACTCGAAGATGATTTCATGTAA
- the LOC108817279 gene encoding LOW QUALITY PROTEIN: transcription factor MYB3R-4-like (The sequence of the model RefSeq protein was modified relative to this genomic sequence to represent the inferred CDS: inserted 1 base in 1 codon), which yields MESECTTTTSSTPPPPQGITHEGNPKSRQGRTSGPARRSTRGQWTAEEDEILTKAVHSFKGKNWKKIAEFFKDRTDVQCLHRWQKVLNPELVKGPWTKEEDEMIVQLIQKYGPKKWSTIARFLPGRIGKQCRERWHNHLNPAINKEAWTQEEELVLIRAHQIYGNRWAELTKFLPGRSDNGIKNHWHSAVKKKLDSYMSSGLLDQYQAMPLAPYDRSSALQSAFMQSAMDGSGCVSGQAELEIENCQISSMAGCSMSAKDYQNGIMNVNEGAAYRSDQYYYPELEDISVSISEGSYEMEDCSQFSVSASTSQDYQFDFQELSDISLEMSHDMSELPIPYTKERKESSLGAPNSISSIDVATYTNRADVQTPETECCRVLFLDQESEGLSVSRSSTQEPNKEDYQDPVMCASSASEVTKSPMKSSSSTSIATPASGKETLRPAPLIITPEKYSKKTSGLMCHPFEAEPNCRTNENGSFICINDPSSSTCVGERPNNTSEEDESYHLNDSKKLVPVNDFASLAEVKPHSLPKHETNMSSEQHHEDVGASSSSLCFPSLDLPAFNDPLHDYSPLGIRKLLMSSMACISPLRLWESPTGKKTLAGAKSILRKRTRDLLTPLSEKRSDKKLETDIAASLAKDFSRLDVMFDESESRESISGTSAGVNLGDKENQESLRGEHTSLVSHRMPEETMDVSKSLVKQQQQTCLEANVQRAESFSGVLSESNTNKQVLSPPGQSETKAVKAQVSTPRNHLQRSLMATSNKEQHSSASLCLVVSSPSRARNTEGHLANNETNNENFSIFCGTPFRRGLESPSAWKSPFYVNSLLPSPRFDTDITIEDMGYIFSPGESIGMLTQRHEHTSGFAAFNAMDISLSPSTDDARKMKDFNKENNDPLMAEGRVLDFNDCESPTKXTEEVSSYVLKGDVGKKA from the exons ATGGAAAGTGAGTGTACAACAACAACGAGCTCaacccctcctcctcctcaggGGATTACTCATGAAGGGAACCCCAAATCGCGTCAAGG GAGGACTAGTGGCCCTGCAAGACGTTCTACTCGAGGTCAATGGACTGCCGAGGAG GATGAGATTTTGACAAAAGCTGTCCATAGTTTTAAAGGGAAAAACTGGAAGAAGATCG CTGAATTTTTCAAGGACCGAACTGATGTCCAGTGCCTCCACAGGTGGCAGAAGGTCCTTAACCCTGAACTTGTTAAAGGGCCATGGACTAAGGAG GAAGATGAAATGATCGTTCAGTTAATCCAAAAATATGGGCCCAAGAAGTGGTCCACTATTGCTCGTTTTTTGCCTGGCCGTATTGGAAAACAATGTAGAGAGAG GTGGCACAATCACCTCAATCCTGCCATAAACAAGGAAGCTTggactcaagaagaagagctGGTTCTCATTCGTGCTCATCAAATATACGGTAATAGATGGGCAGAGTTAACAAAGTTCTTGCCTGGAAG GTCGGATAATGGAATTAAAAACCACTGGCACAGCGCAGTTAAGAAGAAACTCGATTCCTATATGTCCTCTGGCCTTTTGGATCAGTACCAAGCTATGCCTCTAGCTCCTTATGATAGAAGTTCCGCGTTACAGTCTGCTTTTATGCAGAGTGCTATGGATGGTAGTGGCTGCGTAAGTGGACAGGCAGAGCTAGAAATAGAAAACTGTCAGATTTCAAGCATGGCAGGCTGCTCTATGTCTGCAAAAGACTATCAAAATGGAATAATGAATGTGAATGAGGGAGCTGCATATCGTTCGGATCAGTATTATTATCCGGAACTGGAAGATATCTCAGTCTCCATCTCAGAAGGCTCTTATGAGATGGAGGACTGTTCACAGTTTAGTGTCTCGGCTTCTACGAGCCAGGATTACCAATTTGATTTTCAGGAACTGTCGGATATTTCACTGGAGATGAGCCATGATATGTCAGAGTTACCGATACCATACACCAAGGAGAGGAAGGAATCCTCTCTAGGGGCTCCAAACTCCATATCAAGTATAGATGTGGCTACTTACACCAACCGAGCAGACGTTCAGACACCCGAAACGGAATGTTGCAGAGTCCTTTTCCTTGATCAAGAGAGTGAAGGGCTCAGTGTTTCTAGATCTTCAACCCAAGAGCCAAACAAGGAAGACTATCAAGATCCTGTTATGTGTGCATCATCAGCTTCAGAAGTTACAAAATCTCCTATGAAGAGCTCTTCTTCAACGTCCATTGCAACACCTGCCTCAGGCAAGGAAACTCTTCGGCCGGCTCCCTTAATCATAACACCCGAAAAGTATTCCAAGAAGACATCCGGATTGATGTGTCATCCTTTTGAGGCAGAACCAAACTGCAGAACAAACGAAAACGGTAGCTTCATATGCATCAATGATCCTTCGAGCTCTACATGTGTTGGTGAAAGGCCTAATAACACCAGCGAAGAAGATGAATCTTATCATCTGAACGATTCCAAAAAGCTGGTTCCAGTGAACGATTTTGCTTCTCTGGCAGAAGTTAAGCCACACTCTCTTCCCAAGCATGAAACAAACATGTCAAGCGAGCAGCATCACGAGGATGTGGGAGCATCATCGTCAAGTCTATGTTTTCCAAGCCTGGACCTACCTGCTTTCAACGACCCCCTGCACGATTATAGCCCTCTTGGCATACGCAAGCTACTGATGTCCAGCATGGCGTGCATCAGCCCCCTTAGACTGTGGGAGTCTCCCACTGGGAAAAAGACGTTGGCTGGTGCAAAGTCAATCCTGAGGAAACGCACCCGTGACCTGCTGACACCGCTATCTGAGAAGAGAAGTGATAAAAAGCTTGAAACTGATATAGCAGCTAGTCTGGCAAAGGATTTTTCACGCCTAGATGTGATGTTTGATGAGAGTGAGAGTCGAGAATCTATCTCTGGAACTAGCGCTGGTGTCAATCTTGGTGATAAAGAGAACCAAGAGAGCTTGAGGGGTGAGCATACTTCACTAGTTAGTCACAGAATGCCAGAAGAAACCATGGATGTCAGTAAATCACTTGTAAAACAACAACAGCAAACTTGCTTGGAGGCAAATGTTCAACGT GCTGAAAGTTTCTCCGGTGTTCTTTCTGAGAGCAATACCAACAAGCAAGTTCTGTCTCCTCCTGGTCAATCAGAAACCAAAGCAGTAAAGGCACAAGTTTCAACACCAAGAAACCATTTGCAGAGAAGTCTCATGGCTACTTCTAACAAAGAACAACATTCTTCTGCAAGTCTTTGTTTGGTCGTTAGCTCGCCTTCTCGAGCGAGAAACACCGAGGGTCATCTTGCTAATAACGAGACAAACAATGAGAACTTCAGCAT ATtctgtggaactccattcagGAGAGGTCTTGAATCTCCCTCAGCCTGGAAATCTCCGTTCTATGTAAACTCTCTCTTGCCAAGCCCAAGGTTTGACACAGACATAACTATCGAG GATATGGGCTACATTTTCAGTCCTGGGGAGAGCATAGGAATGTTGACACAGAGACATGAGCATACAAGTGGATTCGCAGCATTCAATGCAATGGACATTTCACTTTCCCCAAGTACTGATGATGCAAGGAAGATGAAAGACTTTAATAAAGAGAATAATGATCCTCTAATG GCGGAGGGTAGAGTGCTGGACTTCAACGATTGCGAGTCTCCCACCA TAACAGAAGAAGTCTCATCCTACGTCTTGAAGGGGGATGTAGGTAAAAAGGCTTGA